One stretch of Chryseobacterium indologenes DNA includes these proteins:
- a CDS encoding UDP-2,3-diacylglucosamine diphosphatase, with amino-acid sequence MLKTIINLEPGKKVYFASDQHFGAPTPKESKVREERFIRWMDQIKEDAQVLFLMGDLFDFWHEWKHVVPKGYIRVLGKIAELKDRGIHIYFFVGNHDLWMKDYLEEEIGCTVFYQKQYFEMGGKQFLLAHGDGLGPGDKGYKRMKRVFTNPVAQWFFKWLHPDIAMKIALYLSQKNKMISGEEDKAFLGEDKEFLIIYSKEKLRTQKIDYFVYGHRHLPMVLDLGQNSKYINLGDWISYFTYGVFEKDFELKTFEK; translated from the coding sequence GTGTTAAAAACAATAATTAATTTAGAACCTGGAAAAAAAGTATATTTTGCTTCAGATCAGCATTTTGGTGCACCTACTCCTAAAGAAAGTAAGGTACGTGAAGAAAGATTTATACGATGGATGGACCAGATCAAGGAAGATGCACAGGTTTTATTTTTAATGGGTGACCTTTTTGACTTCTGGCATGAATGGAAGCATGTGGTTCCCAAAGGGTACATCCGTGTTTTAGGGAAAATTGCAGAACTGAAAGACAGAGGAATCCATATTTATTTTTTTGTAGGAAATCATGATCTTTGGATGAAAGATTATTTGGAAGAAGAGATTGGCTGTACCGTTTTTTACCAGAAACAGTATTTTGAAATGGGAGGAAAACAGTTTCTGCTGGCTCATGGAGATGGGCTGGGACCTGGAGATAAGGGATACAAAAGGATGAAAAGAGTCTTTACCAACCCGGTAGCACAATGGTTTTTCAAATGGCTTCATCCAGATATTGCTATGAAAATAGCTTTATATCTTTCTCAGAAAAATAAAATGATCTCAGGAGAAGAAGACAAAGCATTCCTGGGAGAAGATAAAGAGTTTCTTATCATTTATTCCAAAGAAAAACTGAGGACTCAAAAGATTGATTATTTTGTATATGGACATCGTCACCTTCCTATGGTACTGGATTTAGGGCAAAATTCAAAATACATCAACCTGGGAGATTGGATTTCCTATTTTACCTATGGTGTTTTTGAAAAAGACTTTGAACTGAAGACTTTCGAGAAATAA
- a CDS encoding 6-pyruvoyl trahydropterin synthase family protein: MIRITKIFTFETAHVLYNYDGKCKNMHGHSYKLFVTVKGKPINDIDNPKNGMVVDFGDIKSIVKSEIVDVWDHAVLLNALTPHKELGDDLEQKGHKVIYCSFQPTCENMLYAIAAKIKSRLPEGISLAYLKLHETENSYGEWFAEDNQ, from the coding sequence ATGATACGTATTACAAAAATTTTTACATTCGAAACAGCCCACGTACTGTACAATTACGATGGGAAATGTAAAAATATGCATGGACATTCCTATAAGCTGTTCGTAACAGTGAAAGGGAAACCGATTAATGATATTGATAACCCTAAAAACGGGATGGTAGTTGATTTCGGAGATATCAAAAGTATCGTAAAATCTGAGATCGTAGACGTTTGGGATCATGCAGTGCTTTTAAATGCACTCACTCCCCATAAAGAATTGGGTGATGATCTTGAACAGAAAGGACATAAAGTAATTTATTGCAGTTTCCAGCCAACCTGTGAAAATATGCTGTATGCTATTGCAGCCAAAATAAAATCAAGACTTCCGGAAGGAATTTCTCTGGCTTATCTCAAACTTCATGAGACAGAAAATTCTTATGGAGAATGGTTTGCAGAAGATAATCAATAA
- a CDS encoding erythromycin esterase family protein: MLNNKSLTFAFLLFFSIGFSQNAQNVTQIPKTFADHKNMTKAVKGISEQLKAHTIVGLGEGTHGTKEFNEIRSEISKQLISKNEFRIVAFESAYGDASLLNEAVNSDVDLNIAIKKYITSIWQTKEIYNLLIWIREYNKNHKDKVIISGFDTDVLTHSAEILKKKGDLGKEYTEITNEIGKKATLQDEMWEKQNDPSFKLDMNVVIKNGTEGFLLTKKLDSLFGQKIDVNSKLALYHLEQGFKIPYEASKKNYDVSRDLIMAEMIETIQSGYNKKMILFAHNGHIALKPIIVDGMGGYLKKKYGNKYYALATSTVFGSYSATTDPRAVKNNKYSSYQLPKQLENSWEEKLGNNKYENYFVDFNGVSENVYGQSFKMRLLGYGPVTPPTEKFTITEPLKLNECFNGIIFIKQTNPSEHLSN; the protein is encoded by the coding sequence ATGCTAAATAATAAATCCTTGACTTTTGCTTTTCTATTGTTTTTTTCAATAGGTTTCTCGCAAAACGCTCAAAATGTAACTCAAATTCCGAAGACATTTGCAGATCATAAAAATATGACGAAGGCTGTAAAGGGCATCAGTGAACAGCTGAAAGCTCATACTATAGTTGGGCTAGGGGAAGGAACCCATGGAACCAAAGAGTTTAATGAAATTAGAAGTGAGATTTCAAAACAATTAATTAGCAAAAATGAATTTAGAATTGTAGCCTTTGAAAGTGCTTATGGTGATGCTTCACTGCTAAATGAGGCTGTCAATTCAGATGTCGACTTAAATATCGCCATAAAAAAATACATCACTTCTATCTGGCAAACAAAAGAGATCTATAATCTGTTGATATGGATCAGGGAATACAATAAAAATCATAAAGATAAAGTCATTATTTCCGGATTTGATACAGATGTTCTCACCCATAGTGCAGAAATTCTGAAAAAAAAGGGTGACCTAGGAAAAGAATATACCGAGATAACCAATGAAATTGGGAAAAAAGCAACATTACAGGATGAAATGTGGGAAAAGCAGAATGACCCATCCTTTAAACTGGATATGAACGTGGTCATAAAAAATGGAACAGAAGGATTTCTCTTAACTAAGAAATTAGATAGTTTGTTTGGGCAAAAAATAGATGTGAATTCAAAGCTTGCTCTTTATCACCTTGAACAAGGGTTTAAAATTCCCTATGAGGCAAGTAAAAAAAACTATGATGTTTCCAGAGACCTTATTATGGCTGAAATGATTGAGACAATTCAATCAGGATATAATAAGAAGATGATTCTTTTTGCTCATAACGGGCATATTGCATTAAAACCCATCATTGTTGACGGAATGGGTGGGTATCTTAAAAAGAAGTATGGGAATAAATACTATGCGCTGGCAACTTCTACAGTTTTTGGGAGCTATAGTGCGACAACTGATCCACGTGCCGTGAAGAATAATAAATATAGTTCTTATCAACTTCCAAAGCAATTGGAAAACAGCTGGGAAGAAAAGCTGGGGAATAATAAATACGAAAATTATTTTGTAGATTTTAATGGTGTCTCAGAAAATGTATATGGACAGTCTTTTAAGATGAGATTATTAGGATATGGTCCCGTTACTCCTCCAACAGAAAAATTTACAATTACGGAGCCTCTAAAGCTTAATGAATGCTTTAATGGAATTATTTTCATAAAACAGACAAACCCCTCAGAGCACTTATCAAATTAA
- a CDS encoding serine hydrolase, with protein sequence MKHSILAALFFNVSILGFSQTVEQSKAIDSYIKNVIQINEIPGMAVGIVKNDKVTFQQYYGREDLESDKKVNPNSMFRVYSTTKLMANVGLFKLIEEGKVSLDDKISKYVDNLPKDWQNIQVKNIVSHSSGLPDMLDVKDLSEKATHKEAIDRLSKEKIEFEAGDHYRYNQTNYLLITMIIEKITGKTFEEYILENQFPDSKNQVVFSSNSIEKIPNRIVKYDYKPEKKRYEKSTVIHGLRFHSANGLAVTLPAFLQWSIHFSKNDFLKPETQKMMWKPFDYKNNDWEFGHGWEITDNNKTKSYGFSGGNVSAYSIFPDNNMAIVVMYNGNKGFPVMYQMVNHIAGIIDKNLMEPYMLAEEITIAEPFAHPNLKKKVYGYRIENDKVIFSYQYPEKLSTEFIKSVSVAGVFNNWNPGDPSYQMIPKKNNVFELTVPKSQFEKGKTYGFKFVMNNRTGWLTVPYNAANTDGTRDNNLTLKIN encoded by the coding sequence ATGAAGCACTCCATTTTAGCAGCATTATTTTTTAATGTATCCATTTTAGGATTCAGTCAGACAGTAGAACAGTCAAAAGCCATTGACAGCTATATAAAAAATGTTATCCAAATCAATGAAATTCCCGGAATGGCCGTGGGAATTGTAAAAAATGATAAGGTGACATTCCAACAATATTATGGACGTGAGGATCTGGAAAGTGATAAAAAAGTGAACCCCAACTCCATGTTCAGGGTATATTCTACTACAAAACTAATGGCTAATGTTGGCCTTTTTAAACTTATTGAGGAAGGAAAGGTGTCGTTGGATGATAAGATTTCAAAATATGTAGATAACCTTCCCAAAGACTGGCAAAACATACAGGTTAAAAATATTGTTTCCCATTCTTCAGGACTTCCGGATATGCTTGATGTAAAAGATTTATCAGAGAAAGCAACGCATAAAGAAGCCATAGATCGCTTGTCAAAAGAAAAAATAGAGTTTGAAGCCGGAGATCATTACCGGTATAACCAGACTAATTATCTTTTGATTACGATGATCATTGAAAAAATAACAGGAAAAACCTTTGAAGAATATATTCTGGAAAATCAATTTCCAGACTCTAAGAATCAGGTAGTGTTTTCTTCCAACTCAATTGAAAAAATTCCTAATAGAATCGTTAAATATGATTATAAACCTGAAAAGAAGAGGTATGAAAAATCAACGGTTATTCATGGATTGAGATTTCATTCTGCCAATGGTCTGGCGGTTACCCTTCCAGCCTTTTTACAGTGGAGTATCCATTTCAGCAAAAATGATTTTCTGAAACCGGAAACCCAAAAGATGATGTGGAAACCGTTTGATTATAAAAATAACGATTGGGAATTCGGCCATGGCTGGGAAATTACAGATAATAATAAGACCAAATCATATGGCTTTTCAGGTGGAAATGTAAGTGCTTACAGTATTTTTCCGGATAATAATATGGCGATTGTTGTAATGTATAATGGGAATAAAGGATTTCCTGTCATGTATCAAATGGTGAATCATATTGCAGGGATTATCGATAAAAATCTGATGGAACCTTATATGCTGGCGGAAGAAATCACCATTGCTGAACCTTTTGCTCATCCTAATCTGAAGAAGAAAGTATATGGTTACAGAATAGAAAATGATAAAGTTATTTTTTCCTATCAATATCCTGAAAAGTTAAGTACAGAATTCATTAAGAGTGTTTCAGTAGCAGGTGTATTTAACAATTGGAATCCAGGTGATCCATCCTATCAGATGATTCCAAAAAAGAATAATGTTTTTGAGCTTACAGTGCCAAAATCTCAGTTTGAAAAAGGAAAAACTTACGGATTTAAATTTGTGATGAATAATAGAACCGGATGGTTAACAGTTCCTTACAATGCTGCTAACACAGACGGAACCAGAGATAATAATCTCACTTTGAAAATCAACTAA